In the Streptomyces fradiae ATCC 10745 = DSM 40063 genome, one interval contains:
- a CDS encoding PIN domain-containing protein: MKEPSARSLVLDSQALSLLLRNDRQVITRIEAARRVGVPVLVSALTVVEAVHGKTDTARLRWLLSRLQVRDVTQADSLTAVQLLSDAGGLHGHKYAIDALVAAMALRSPAPVLVLTSDRDDWSKLCGDQVQIKDV, translated from the coding sequence ATGAAGGAGCCCTCGGCCAGGTCCCTGGTGCTCGACTCCCAAGCGCTGTCGCTGCTGCTGCGTAACGACCGCCAGGTGATCACCCGGATCGAGGCCGCTCGACGCGTAGGCGTGCCCGTCCTCGTGTCGGCCTTGACGGTGGTGGAGGCCGTGCACGGGAAGACGGACACCGCCCGGCTGCGCTGGCTGCTCTCCCGCCTTCAGGTCCGAGACGTCACCCAGGCGGACAGTCTCACCGCGGTGCAGCTGCTGAGCGACGCCGGCGGCCTGCACGGCCACAAGTACGCCATCGACGCCCTCGTCGCCGCGATGGCGCTTCGCTCCCCGGCGCCCGTCCTCGTACTGACCTCGGATCGCGACGACTGGTCGAAGCTGTGCGGCGACCAGGTTCAGATCAAGGACGTCTGA
- a CDS encoding FtsX-like permease family protein: protein MRAVAPWVRTRLRTAPGAAVALLVLTLATAFPAAALPRAMDAYAAAGLRHGLATAPPERGAIALTDTPWREESGSSADPLDPAVLAERYRRVVAALPAPLRADPAESAYGARTGTPLAASDPWVPQLDGGRTVFTLSAQHGVDRHAVVREGRLPRAARGSVTEGTDAVEAAVTAATARTLAIRPGAVVHLPRPMGGAPLAVRVTGVVEPVRPDGGYWAFEPVLRAPVRLVKEGPAPRPYWHGALLMAPDAAPVLRSASPDGEAYWRIAVDPAGLGADDTRALRTAVASVEDGPVRAELGEAFSPELFVETALDDVLLGVDRTLAGLDPVVAVAAFGVAGVAGVVLLMAGGLVAARRHDELALLRARGGSVAGVAGRLLGETAVPVLPAAAAGCALAFAAVPEGRALPSVWAAAAVAVVACGALPARAAFAHRRVRVHGGRADAGRAGRSRGRVVAELTALVLAVGAVAALRRDGAGGSGAGGSGAAATAGGGAGAGGVDLLASAAPLLVALIATLLLVRLLPLPLRLAARWAARRRGPVAFLALARAGRAGGGGALPLLALVAALTTAAFGGSVPAGVADARDRASLAAVGADARVDGDPLPEGAAGAVRRVAGVTDVAAVRRSYDLELRERDTGGVGAVTLLAVEAESYARLAARTGLGAFGADALRAPPGAGGSGVLPAVASPGVAALLGGDAVLVGPAEAPFTVRVAAVREVTPGAASGGEFLVVDAAGLPGGAARAPTTLLVSGSSLSGAALRAAAGAPGADAPEVALRAAVRAGFTDSPAQRGAELVYVAAVAAGAAYAAVALLLALVRAAPERVALLARLRTMGLTRRQGRGLLVVESLPLALAAAGGGVLAGWAAVALLGPGIDLTATALGGRSAAGVPGPVTPAADPWSLLLPAAAVVVLAVAASAAQAWAATGRTTTELRAGDTR, encoded by the coding sequence ATGAGGGCCGTGGCCCCCTGGGTCCGTACGAGGCTGCGCACGGCGCCGGGCGCGGCCGTGGCGCTGCTGGTGCTGACCCTCGCGACGGCGTTCCCGGCGGCGGCGCTGCCGCGGGCGATGGACGCGTACGCGGCGGCCGGGCTGCGGCACGGGCTGGCGACCGCCCCGCCCGAGCGCGGCGCGATCGCGCTGACGGACACGCCGTGGCGGGAGGAGAGCGGCTCGTCCGCCGATCCGCTCGACCCCGCCGTGCTGGCGGAGCGGTACCGGCGGGTCGTCGCCGCGCTGCCCGCGCCGCTGCGCGCGGACCCGGCGGAGTCGGCGTACGGGGCACGCACGGGGACCCCGCTCGCGGCGAGCGACCCGTGGGTGCCGCAGCTCGACGGCGGGCGGACCGTGTTCACGCTCTCCGCCCAGCACGGCGTCGACCGGCATGCGGTGGTGCGCGAGGGGCGGCTGCCGCGGGCGGCCCGCGGGTCGGTCACCGAGGGCACGGACGCGGTGGAGGCGGCCGTCACCGCGGCGACCGCCCGGACCCTGGCGATCCGTCCGGGCGCCGTCGTGCACCTGCCGCGCCCGATGGGCGGCGCGCCGCTGGCCGTCCGCGTGACGGGGGTGGTGGAGCCCGTACGGCCGGACGGCGGCTACTGGGCGTTCGAGCCGGTGCTGCGGGCCCCGGTGCGGCTGGTCAAGGAGGGGCCGGCGCCGCGGCCGTACTGGCACGGGGCCCTGCTGATGGCCCCGGACGCCGCGCCCGTGCTGCGGTCGGCGAGTCCGGACGGCGAGGCGTACTGGCGGATCGCCGTCGACCCGGCCGGGCTGGGCGCGGACGACACGCGGGCGCTGCGCACGGCCGTCGCGTCGGTGGAGGACGGGCCGGTGCGGGCGGAGCTGGGCGAGGCGTTCTCGCCGGAGCTGTTCGTCGAGACGGCCCTGGACGACGTGCTGCTGGGCGTGGACCGGACGCTGGCGGGGCTGGACCCGGTGGTCGCGGTCGCCGCGTTCGGCGTGGCGGGGGTCGCCGGGGTGGTCCTGCTGATGGCGGGCGGCCTGGTCGCGGCGCGGCGCCACGACGAGCTGGCGCTGCTGCGGGCGCGGGGCGGCTCGGTGGCCGGGGTCGCCGGGCGGCTGCTGGGCGAGACGGCGGTGCCGGTGCTGCCCGCCGCGGCGGCGGGCTGCGCGCTGGCGTTCGCCGCCGTGCCGGAGGGCCGGGCGCTGCCGTCGGTGTGGGCCGCCGCCGCGGTGGCCGTGGTGGCGTGCGGGGCGCTGCCCGCGCGGGCGGCGTTCGCGCACCGGCGGGTGCGGGTGCACGGCGGGCGGGCGGACGCCGGGCGTGCGGGGCGCTCGCGGGGCCGGGTGGTCGCGGAGCTGACGGCGCTGGTCCTCGCGGTGGGCGCGGTCGCGGCGCTGCGGCGGGACGGTGCGGGTGGGAGCGGCGCGGGCGGGAGCGGCGCCGCCGCGACGGCCGGGGGCGGTGCCGGCGCGGGGGGCGTGGACCTGCTGGCGAGCGCCGCGCCGCTGCTGGTCGCCCTGATCGCGACGCTGCTGCTGGTCCGCCTCCTCCCCCTGCCGCTGCGGCTCGCGGCGCGGTGGGCGGCGCGGCGGCGCGGCCCGGTGGCGTTCCTGGCGCTGGCGCGGGCCGGCCGGGCGGGCGGCGGCGGGGCGCTGCCGCTGCTGGCGCTGGTGGCGGCGCTGACGACGGCGGCGTTCGGCGGGTCGGTGCCGGCGGGGGTGGCCGACGCGCGGGACCGGGCCTCGCTGGCGGCGGTGGGGGCGGACGCGCGCGTGGACGGCGACCCGCTGCCCGAGGGCGCGGCCGGGGCGGTGCGGCGGGTGGCCGGGGTGACCGATGTGGCGGCCGTGCGCCGCTCGTACGACCTGGAGCTGCGGGAGCGTGACACGGGTGGGGTCGGCGCGGTGACGCTGCTGGCCGTCGAGGCCGAGTCGTACGCGCGGCTGGCGGCCCGGACGGGGCTCGGCGCCTTCGGGGCGGACGCCCTGCGCGCGCCGCCGGGCGCCGGTGGGTCCGGGGTGCTTCCGGCGGTCGCGTCGCCGGGGGTCGCCGCGCTGCTGGGCGGGGACGCGGTGCTGGTGGGCCCCGCGGAGGCGCCGTTCACCGTGCGGGTGGCGGCCGTGCGGGAGGTGACGCCGGGCGCCGCGTCGGGCGGGGAGTTCCTGGTGGTGGACGCGGCGGGCCTGCCCGGCGGCGCGGCGAGGGCGCCGACGACCCTGCTGGTCAGCGGCTCGTCCCTGTCCGGTGCGGCCCTGCGGGCGGCGGCCGGGGCGCCGGGCGCCGACGCACCGGAGGTGGCGCTGCGGGCGGCGGTACGGGCCGGGTTCACCGACTCCCCGGCCCAGCGGGGCGCCGAGCTGGTCTATGTCGCCGCCGTCGCGGCGGGCGCCGCGTACGCGGCCGTGGCGCTGCTGCTGGCGCTGGTCCGGGCCGCGCCCGAGCGGGTCGCGCTGCTGGCGCGGCTGCGCACCATGGGGCTGACCCGGCGCCAGGGGCGAGGGCTGCTGGTGGTGGAGTCGCTGCCGCTCGCGCTGGCGGCGGCCGGGGGCGGTGTGCTCGCCGGGTGGGCGGCGGTCGCGCTGCTCGGGCCGGGCATCGACCTGACGGCTACCGCGCTGGGCGGGCGGTCCGCGGCCGGGGTGCCGGGGCCGGTGACGCCGGCCGCCGACCCGTGGAGCCTGCTGCTGCCCGCGGCGGCGGTGGTGGTGCTCGCGGTGGCGGCGTCGGCCGCGCAGGCGTGGGCGGCGACCGGCCGTACGACGACGGAACTCAGGGCTGGAGACACGCGATGA
- a CDS encoding DUF456 family protein yields the protein MGVWPELIVALVLLLGVLGVLVPGVPGPWLVWAAVLWWALRDTSAAAWWLLAGATVLLLVTRAEVRRLPVRRLRGVGVTRRMAVYAGVGAVLGFVLVPVVGGVPGYVGGIYLAERRLGGGHEAAAAATRRVMRAIGTSVLVELYACLLVAAAWAGVALGT from the coding sequence GTGGGTGTGTGGCCGGAGCTGATCGTCGCCCTGGTGCTGCTGCTCGGCGTTCTCGGGGTGCTGGTGCCGGGAGTCCCGGGGCCGTGGCTGGTGTGGGCGGCCGTCCTGTGGTGGGCGCTGCGGGACACGTCGGCGGCGGCCTGGTGGCTGCTGGCCGGTGCGACGGTGCTGCTGCTGGTGACGCGGGCGGAGGTGCGGCGGCTGCCGGTCCGGCGGCTGCGCGGGGTGGGGGTGACCCGGCGGATGGCCGTGTACGCGGGGGTGGGCGCCGTGCTCGGGTTCGTCCTGGTGCCGGTCGTCGGCGGGGTGCCGGGCTACGTGGGCGGCATCTACCTGGCGGAGCGGCGTCTGGGGGGCGGTCACGAGGCGGCGGCCGCCGCGACGCGGCGGGTGATGCGGGCGATCGGCACCAGCGTGCTGGTGGAGCTGTACGCGTGCCTGCTCGTCGCGGCGGCCTGGGCGGGAGTGGCGCTCGGCACGTGA
- a CDS encoding FtsX-like permease family protein: MVGLLVRRARAHRLPLVAALLAVLLTTTVLAGLAAFAGSVGDAGLRHALAHRDAADAALLITTPRAGIDPEAATGEARRAAERSFAGLPVGLRRFDHSGPYALPRTADAGGGATRPGAGQGSGPGAGGTVDLTEFAAVHPGAVRFTAGRRPAAAAPGGVVEVAVPEAAARRLGMRPGPRVLTLADRLGGPPVRIRVTGVYRPADAADPYWRLDRLGGGRGVRADGAFTSYGPLLADPALFGSGRVARQELGWAATASFGALRADDVDGLRDAARRSRDHVAAQPLLGGDATVRTSLPEALDRLERSLLVARATLLIVSVQLALLAGYALLLVSRLLTAERDVETRLLLARGASRSRIAWLAALEALLLALPAAVCAPLLAGPLARLTAERGLPAGAGPRLDAGPDPVVWLTGPAVAVACAAAVAWPALTAARAADRGRARALPGPLRAGADLALVALAAVAYWQLERRTAGGDVLGGGGPPGVDPLLLVAPALALLAGAVVTLRLLPPVARFAGRLAAAGRGLTAPLAGWQLSRRPARAAGPVLLLVLAVSTGMLAVGHGASWERSQEDQADFRAGADIRVTGGVTARFGQGGAYAGMPGLRAAVPAARTAMSLSGGRAATVLALDTEAAHRRLPFRYDLAESDDPAGLVASLAPRTRPRTGIVLPPDTRRLHLDVALTRPPGGDGPHGAGAAALALIVEDRYGVPYRLPLGTVPYAEGPGPGTRTVTADVDRAAGAPYGRAAGPLAVTSVEIEERGNPARATPKRFTVRALRAEAGYGTIGPVTEPVAVPDGLVWEARVAGERATGAGERAPEATAGASTARAPLEVAFHTGVAPVPDAWGAERSATVRAVLRRAAPPVPSALATPRFLESSGAAVGTTLEVPMPGGPVRVRVSGVLDAVPTTGPGAAGSAEDTAAAERADGGALLLDLRAVNQVLAARPDASLPPGEWWLFAERGAAAEVAAALRARADTDPSGVVVRDELARRLSDDPLGAGPRAALLGAAVAAALLAAVGFAVSTAGALRERSAEFAVLRALGARRRLPARLVALEQASLIGLALVIGPLLGALLARAVIPLVVLTGHATRPVPEVLVELPLGRVLALLAGVAVAPALIVAAVALRRGGPARAAGAREGGVG, encoded by the coding sequence GTGGTGGGTCTGCTGGTACGGCGGGCGCGCGCGCACCGGCTGCCGCTCGTCGCGGCGCTGCTCGCCGTCCTGCTGACCACCACCGTCCTGGCCGGGCTGGCCGCCTTCGCCGGCTCCGTCGGGGACGCGGGCCTGCGCCACGCGCTCGCGCACCGGGACGCCGCCGACGCCGCCCTTCTGATCACCACGCCGAGGGCGGGGATCGACCCGGAGGCCGCCACCGGCGAGGCGCGGCGGGCGGCCGAGCGGTCGTTCGCCGGACTGCCGGTGGGCCTGCGCCGGTTCGACCACTCGGGCCCGTACGCCCTCCCCCGCACCGCGGACGCCGGTGGCGGCGCGACGCGGCCGGGCGCCGGGCAGGGCTCCGGGCCGGGCGCAGGGGGGACGGTGGACCTCACCGAGTTCGCCGCCGTCCATCCCGGCGCCGTGCGGTTCACGGCGGGCCGCCGCCCGGCCGCCGCGGCACCGGGCGGTGTGGTGGAGGTGGCCGTGCCCGAGGCCGCCGCGCGGCGCTTGGGCATGCGGCCCGGCCCCCGGGTGCTGACGCTCGCGGACCGGCTCGGCGGGCCCCCGGTCCGCATCCGGGTCACCGGTGTCTACCGGCCGGCCGACGCGGCCGACCCCTACTGGCGGCTGGACCGGCTGGGCGGCGGGCGCGGGGTGCGCGCGGACGGCGCCTTCACCTCGTACGGGCCGCTGCTCGCCGATCCGGCGCTGTTCGGCTCGGGCCGGGTCGCCCGTCAGGAGCTGGGCTGGGCGGCCACGGCGTCCTTCGGTGCGCTGCGCGCCGACGACGTGGACGGGCTGCGCGACGCCGCGCGGCGGAGCCGGGACCATGTCGCCGCGCAGCCGCTGCTGGGCGGCGACGCCACGGTCCGCACGTCGCTGCCGGAGGCGCTGGACCGGCTGGAGCGGTCGCTGCTGGTGGCGCGCGCCACGCTGCTGATCGTGTCGGTGCAGCTGGCGCTGCTCGCGGGCTACGCGCTGCTGCTGGTGTCCCGGCTGCTCACGGCGGAGCGGGACGTCGAGACGCGGCTGCTGCTGGCGCGGGGCGCGTCCCGGAGCCGTATCGCGTGGCTCGCCGCGCTGGAGGCACTGCTGCTGGCGCTGCCCGCGGCGGTGTGCGCGCCGCTGCTGGCGGGGCCGCTGGCCCGGCTGACGGCGGAGCGCGGCCTGCCGGCGGGGGCCGGGCCGCGCCTGGACGCGGGGCCGGACCCGGTGGTGTGGCTGACCGGCCCGGCCGTGGCCGTGGCCTGCGCGGCGGCCGTGGCGTGGCCCGCGCTGACCGCGGCGCGGGCGGCCGACCGGGGGCGTGCGCGGGCGCTGCCGGGTCCGCTGCGCGCCGGTGCGGATCTGGCGCTGGTGGCCCTCGCGGCGGTGGCCTACTGGCAGCTGGAGCGGCGCACGGCGGGCGGCGACGTGCTGGGCGGGGGCGGGCCGCCGGGTGTCGACCCGCTGCTGCTCGTGGCGCCGGCCCTGGCGCTGCTGGCGGGGGCGGTGGTGACGCTGCGGCTGCTGCCGCCGGTGGCGCGGTTCGCCGGGCGGCTCGCGGCGGCCGGGCGGGGGTTGACGGCTCCGCTCGCCGGGTGGCAGCTCAGCCGCCGTCCGGCGCGGGCCGCGGGACCGGTGCTGCTGCTGGTGCTGGCGGTGTCGACGGGGATGCTGGCCGTCGGGCACGGGGCGTCGTGGGAGCGCTCACAGGAGGACCAGGCGGACTTCCGGGCCGGTGCGGACATCCGGGTGACGGGCGGGGTGACGGCCCGCTTCGGGCAGGGCGGCGCGTACGCCGGGATGCCGGGGCTGCGCGCCGCCGTGCCGGCGGCCCGTACGGCGATGAGCCTGTCGGGCGGCCGCGCTGCGACGGTGCTGGCACTCGACACGGAGGCCGCCCACCGGCGGCTGCCGTTCCGCTACGACCTGGCGGAGAGCGACGACCCGGCGGGGCTCGTGGCGTCCCTGGCGCCCCGCACCCGGCCGCGGACGGGCATCGTCCTGCCGCCCGACACCCGGCGGCTCCACCTGGACGTCGCGCTGACCCGGCCGCCCGGCGGCGACGGCCCGCACGGCGCCGGCGCCGCCGCACTGGCCCTGATCGTGGAGGACCGGTACGGCGTGCCCTACCGGCTGCCGCTCGGCACCGTCCCGTACGCGGAGGGGCCAGGGCCGGGCACGCGCACGGTCACCGCGGACGTCGACCGGGCCGCCGGCGCCCCGTACGGGCGGGCCGCGGGGCCGCTGGCGGTGACCAGCGTGGAGATCGAGGAGCGCGGCAACCCCGCCCGTGCCACGCCCAAGCGGTTCACGGTCCGCGCGCTGCGCGCCGAGGCCGGGTACGGCACGATCGGCCCCGTCACGGAGCCCGTCGCCGTACCGGACGGTCTGGTGTGGGAGGCGCGCGTGGCGGGCGAGCGGGCCACCGGGGCCGGCGAGCGGGCGCCGGAGGCCACCGCCGGCGCGTCGACGGCCCGCGCCCCGCTTGAGGTGGCGTTCCACACCGGGGTCGCGCCCGTCCCCGACGCCTGGGGCGCCGAGCGGTCGGCCACCGTGCGCGCCGTGCTGCGGCGGGCCGCTCCCCCGGTGCCGTCCGCGCTGGCCACGCCCCGCTTCCTGGAGTCCAGCGGCGCCGCCGTCGGCACGACGCTGGAGGTGCCGATGCCGGGCGGCCCGGTCAGGGTGCGCGTCTCCGGCGTACTGGACGCCGTCCCGACGACCGGCCCCGGCGCGGCGGGCTCGGCCGAGGACACCGCCGCCGCGGAGCGGGCGGACGGCGGGGCGCTCCTGCTCGACCTGCGCGCCGTCAACCAGGTGCTCGCCGCCCGCCCCGACGCGTCCCTGCCGCCGGGCGAGTGGTGGCTGTTCGCCGAGCGCGGCGCGGCGGCCGAGGTGGCGGCGGCGCTGCGGGCCCGTGCCGACACGGACCCGTCCGGCGTCGTCGTACGGGACGAGCTGGCGCGGCGGCTGTCGGACGACCCGCTCGGCGCGGGCCCGCGGGCGGCGCTGCTCGGGGCGGCGGTGGCCGCCGCGCTGCTGGCCGCCGTCGGGTTCGCGGTGAGCACGGCGGGCGCGCTGCGGGAGCGGTCGGCGGAGTTCGCCGTGCTGCGGGCGCTGGGCGCGCGGCGCCGGCTGCCGGCCCGGCTGGTCGCCCTGGAGCAGGCGTCGCTGATCGGCCTGGCGCTGGTGATCGGGCCGCTGCTGGGCGCGCTGCTGGCGCGGGCCGTGATCCCGCTGGTCGTCCTGACCGGGCACGCGACCCGGCCCGTGCCGGAGGTCCTCGTCGAGCTGCCGCTCGGGCGGGTGCTGGCACTGCTCGCCGGGGTGGCCGTCGCGCCGGCGCTGATCGTGGCGGCGGTCGCGCTGCGCCGGGGCGGCCCGGCGCGGGCGGCCGGCGCGCGGGAAGGCGGGGTGGGATGA
- a CDS encoding ABC transporter ATP-binding protein, translating to MTDTSAGAGPGDDGAEPPGSGTEAARAALDELERRAADRRDRPAYGHDALISCDRLVRVFSADGVEVQALQGLDLLVREGELMALVGASGSGKSTLMNILAGLDTPTAGAAKVAGRDLLAMSSRERLRYRREVVGFVWQETRRNLLPYLTAAQNVALPAQLRGRGRARERSERVGALLEVVGVADCRDRRPHEMSGGQQQRVAIAVALANHPSVLLADEPTGELDSRTAEEVFAAFRRANAELGTTVVIVTHDQAVAREVRRTVAIRDGRTSTEILRRTEVDAATGREATVAREYAMLDRAGRLQLPAEYTEGLGMRDRVMLRREPDHIGVWPDDTVPPDA from the coding sequence ATGACCGACACCTCCGCCGGCGCGGGCCCCGGCGATGACGGCGCGGAGCCCCCCGGCTCCGGGACGGAGGCCGCCAGGGCCGCGCTGGACGAGCTGGAGCGGCGCGCGGCGGACCGTCGGGACCGGCCCGCGTACGGGCACGACGCCCTGATCTCCTGCGACCGGCTGGTGCGGGTCTTCTCCGCCGACGGGGTGGAGGTGCAGGCGCTCCAGGGTCTGGACCTGCTGGTCCGCGAGGGCGAGCTGATGGCGCTGGTCGGGGCGTCCGGGAGCGGCAAGTCCACCCTGATGAACATCCTGGCCGGGCTGGACACGCCCACGGCCGGGGCGGCGAAGGTCGCGGGCCGGGACCTGCTGGCGATGTCCTCGCGGGAGCGGCTGCGCTACCGGCGGGAGGTCGTCGGCTTCGTGTGGCAGGAGACCCGCCGCAACCTCCTCCCCTACCTGACGGCCGCGCAGAACGTGGCGCTGCCCGCGCAGTTGCGGGGCCGGGGGCGCGCGCGGGAGCGGAGCGAACGGGTCGGGGCGCTGCTGGAGGTGGTCGGTGTGGCGGACTGCCGCGACCGGCGCCCGCACGAGATGTCCGGCGGGCAGCAGCAGCGCGTGGCCATCGCGGTGGCCCTGGCGAACCACCCGTCGGTGCTGCTGGCGGACGAACCGACGGGCGAGCTGGACTCGCGGACCGCCGAGGAGGTGTTCGCGGCGTTCCGCAGGGCCAACGCCGAGCTGGGCACGACCGTCGTGATCGTCACCCACGACCAGGCGGTCGCCCGCGAGGTCCGCCGCACCGTCGCGATCCGGGACGGCCGCACCTCCACGGAGATCCTGCGTCGTACGGAGGTCGACGCGGCGACGGGCCGGGAGGCGACGGTGGCCCGCGAGTACGCGATGCTCGACCGGGCCGGGCGCCTCCAGCTCCCCGCCGAGTACACGGAGGGCCTCGGCATGCGCGACCGCGTGATGCTCCGCCGGGAGCCGGACCACATCGGCGTCTGGCCGGACGACACCGTCCCGCCCGACGCCTGA
- the rsgA gene encoding ribosome small subunit-dependent GTPase A, which yields MSSYGWDTHWEAEFAPHAERGLLPGRVVRVDRGQCDIATTEGVVRADTAFVTPHDPLRVICTGDWAAVDPAGGTPRYVRAYLPRRTAFVRSTSSKRSDGQILAANVDHAIVAVSLAAELDLGRIERFLALAWESGAQPLVVLTKADLVPDPVGLSYLVQDVETTAPGVPVLPLSSATGEGVDVLRAIIAGGTSVLLGVSGTGKSTLANTLLGEDTMAVQAVRDVDGKGRHTTTTRNLLTLPGGGVLIDTPGLRGVGLFDAGTGVGQVFSEIEELASSCRFHDCAHATEPGCAVLAAVEEGALPERRLESYRKLLRENQYIVAKTDARVRAELRRDWKRKGAEGRAAMQAKRGGLIR from the coding sequence CTGTCCTCCTACGGATGGGACACCCACTGGGAGGCGGAGTTCGCTCCGCACGCGGAGCGCGGCCTGCTGCCCGGCCGGGTCGTCCGCGTCGACCGCGGGCAGTGCGACATCGCCACCACCGAGGGCGTCGTGCGCGCCGACACGGCGTTCGTGACGCCCCACGACCCCTTGCGGGTGATCTGCACGGGCGACTGGGCCGCCGTCGACCCGGCCGGGGGCACACCCCGGTACGTCCGGGCCTACCTGCCGCGCCGCACCGCCTTCGTGCGGTCGACGTCGTCGAAGCGGTCCGACGGCCAGATCCTCGCCGCCAACGTCGACCACGCGATCGTCGCCGTCTCCCTCGCCGCCGAGCTCGACCTGGGCCGGATCGAACGGTTCCTCGCCCTGGCCTGGGAGTCGGGCGCGCAGCCGCTCGTCGTCCTCACCAAGGCCGACCTCGTCCCGGACCCGGTCGGGCTGTCGTACCTCGTACAGGACGTGGAGACCACCGCGCCGGGCGTGCCCGTGCTGCCGCTCAGCTCCGCCACCGGGGAGGGCGTCGACGTGCTCCGCGCGATCATCGCGGGCGGTACGAGCGTCCTCCTCGGCGTCTCCGGCACCGGCAAGTCGACCCTCGCCAACACCCTGCTCGGCGAGGACACCATGGCCGTCCAGGCGGTCCGGGACGTCGACGGCAAGGGCCGCCACACGACCACCACCCGCAATCTCCTCACCCTGCCCGGCGGCGGCGTCCTCATCGACACGCCGGGGCTGCGGGGGGTGGGCCTCTTCGACGCGGGCACGGGGGTCGGGCAGGTCTTCTCCGAGATCGAGGAGCTCGCCTCCTCCTGCCGCTTCCACGACTGCGCCCACGCCACCGAACCCGGCTGCGCGGTCCTCGCCGCCGTCGAGGAGGGGGCCCTGCCGGAGCGGCGCCTGGAGAGCTACCGCAAGCTGCTGCGGGAGAACCAGTACATCGTCGCCAAGACCGACGCCCGGGTCCGGGCCGAGCTGCGGCGCGACTGGAAGCGCAAGGGTGCGGAGGGCCGCGCCGCCATGCAGGCCAAGCGCGGCGGCCTCATCCGCTGA
- a CDS encoding helix-turn-helix domain-containing protein gives MLNAIGLDERQESAYRALVALGAAEVADLAHRLALPEPETERTLRRLEAQGLAARSSCRTGRWVAAPPAVALGALLTQQRHELERAELAAAVLASEYRAEAAAPPAVHDLVEVVTGASAVAHRFRQLQLGAADEVCALVTGRPVVVAGPENDAEERAAERGVAYRVVVEREVLERPGGPAEIGAALSRGERVRVVDRVPTKLVVADRSLAMVPLTARGAEPAALVVHASGLLESLAGLFEAVWREAVPMRLGAADGTVAEEPAAGPDATDLEVLSLLLAGMTDASVAKQLDLGLRTVQRRVKGLMELAGVTTRLQLGWHAYERGWVVR, from the coding sequence GTGCTGAACGCGATCGGGCTCGACGAGCGGCAGGAGTCCGCGTACCGGGCGCTGGTGGCGCTGGGCGCGGCGGAGGTGGCGGACCTGGCGCACCGGCTGGCGCTGCCGGAGCCGGAGACGGAGCGGACGCTGCGGCGGCTGGAGGCGCAGGGGCTGGCCGCGCGGTCCTCGTGCCGCACGGGGCGCTGGGTGGCGGCGCCGCCCGCGGTGGCGCTGGGCGCGCTGCTGACCCAGCAGCGGCACGAGCTGGAGCGGGCCGAGCTCGCCGCCGCCGTGCTGGCCAGTGAGTACCGGGCGGAGGCGGCGGCCCCGCCGGCGGTGCACGACCTGGTGGAGGTGGTGACCGGGGCGAGCGCGGTGGCCCACCGGTTCCGCCAGCTCCAGCTCGGCGCGGCGGACGAGGTGTGCGCGCTGGTGACGGGCCGGCCGGTGGTGGTGGCGGGCCCGGAGAACGACGCGGAGGAGCGGGCCGCCGAGCGCGGGGTGGCGTACCGGGTCGTGGTGGAGCGGGAGGTGCTGGAGCGGCCCGGCGGGCCCGCGGAGATCGGTGCGGCGCTGAGCCGGGGGGAGCGGGTACGGGTGGTGGACCGGGTGCCGACGAAGCTGGTCGTCGCGGACCGGTCGCTGGCGATGGTGCCCCTGACGGCGCGGGGCGCGGAACCGGCCGCGCTCGTGGTGCACGCGAGCGGGCTGCTGGAGTCGCTGGCCGGGCTGTTCGAGGCGGTCTGGCGGGAGGCGGTGCCGATGCGGCTGGGCGCGGCGGACGGGACGGTGGCCGAGGAGCCCGCGGCGGGGCCCGACGCGACGGACCTGGAGGTGCTGTCGCTGCTGCTGGCCGGGATGACCGACGCGAGCGTGGCGAAGCAGCTCGACCTGGGGCTGCGGACCGTGCAGCGCCGGGTGAAGGGGCTGATGGAGCTGGCCGGTGTGACGACCCGCCTCCAGCTGGGCTGGCACGCGTACGAACGGGGCTGGGTCGTGCGCTGA
- a CDS encoding ABC transporter ATP-binding protein: protein MVRVEGLRRSYGSGPAAVHALRGVSFEVARGELVAVKGRSGSGKTTLLNLVGGLDAPDGGRITVDGTDLADLGEEGLLELRRDRVGFVFQTFALVPILTAAENVGVPMRLRRAAPAEREERVRLLLSMVGLAEHAEQRPAELSGGQQQRVAIARALANRPALLLADEPTGQLDAETGRAMMELLRAVVRGEGVTALVATHDAALLDLADRVLELHDGVIVESAPAVTAAG, encoded by the coding sequence ATGGTGCGGGTGGAGGGGCTGCGGCGCTCGTACGGCTCCGGACCGGCCGCCGTGCACGCCCTGCGCGGGGTGTCGTTCGAGGTGGCGCGCGGGGAGCTGGTGGCCGTGAAGGGGCGGTCCGGCTCCGGCAAGACGACGCTGCTCAATCTCGTCGGGGGCCTCGACGCGCCGGACGGCGGGCGGATCACCGTGGACGGCACCGACCTCGCGGACCTCGGCGAGGAGGGGCTGCTGGAGCTGCGGCGGGACCGGGTGGGCTTCGTCTTCCAGACCTTCGCGCTGGTCCCGATCCTGACGGCGGCGGAGAACGTGGGCGTGCCGATGCGGCTGCGCCGCGCCGCCCCGGCCGAGCGGGAGGAGCGGGTGCGGCTGCTGCTGTCGATGGTGGGGCTCGCCGAGCACGCCGAGCAGCGCCCGGCCGAGCTGTCCGGCGGCCAGCAGCAGCGGGTCGCCATCGCACGGGCGCTGGCGAACCGCCCGGCGCTGCTGCTGGCGGACGAGCCGACGGGGCAGCTCGACGCGGAGACGGGCCGGGCCATGATGGAGCTGCTGCGGGCCGTCGTCCGGGGCGAGGGGGTGACGGCGCTGGTGGCCACGCACGACGCGGCGCTGCTGGACCTCGCGGACCGGGTGCTGGAGCTGCACGACGGAGTGATCGTGGAGTCCGCGCCGGCCGTGACCGCGGCGGGCTGA